The following are from one region of the Stanieria sp. NIES-3757 genome:
- a CDS encoding MscS Mechanosensitive ion channel, producing the protein MNYQESIAAAWAKIEGLIDGFIVLVPNLVLAAIVFVVFFFTARWLKILVKRLTRRHRQARNLGMVLGRLAQGTVILIGLFVALSIIIPTFRAGDLIQLLGISGVAIGFAFRDILQNFLAGILILLTEPFRIDDQIVFKDYEGTVENIETRATTIRTYDGRRIVIPNSELFTNSVTVNTAFESRRMEYDVGIGYGDDLDRAKQLILEAVDSVETTLKEPPPDVLVVDLAESTVNIRARWWIKPPRRADDLEARDRVLAAIKNNLTANGIDLPFPTQQILFHDQTEATDGDRSRQREGWPAGNQEVPQPRNISSSLQQFAQMRSSKNGKSGSTKQTNLNDRDER; encoded by the coding sequence ATGAATTACCAAGAATCAATTGCAGCAGCATGGGCAAAAATTGAAGGATTAATTGATGGTTTCATTGTCCTGGTTCCGAATCTTGTTTTAGCTGCGATCGTTTTCGTCGTGTTTTTTTTCACCGCCAGATGGTTAAAGATACTTGTTAAGCGTCTTACCCGCAGGCATCGACAAGCGAGAAATTTGGGAATGGTGCTAGGACGTTTAGCACAAGGAACCGTTATCCTCATTGGGTTATTTGTCGCTTTGTCAATCATTATTCCTACCTTTAGAGCAGGAGATTTAATACAACTGCTCGGTATTAGTGGTGTTGCTATTGGTTTTGCTTTCCGTGACATATTACAGAATTTTCTGGCTGGAATTTTGATTCTTTTAACCGAACCTTTTCGGATTGACGATCAGATTGTTTTTAAAGATTATGAAGGCACGGTCGAAAATATTGAAACTCGCGCAACAACAATTAGAACCTACGATGGTCGCAGAATTGTAATTCCTAATTCAGAATTGTTCACTAATTCGGTGACGGTTAATACCGCTTTTGAGTCTCGCCGAATGGAATACGATGTTGGAATTGGCTACGGCGACGATCTCGATCGCGCTAAACAGTTAATTCTCGAAGCAGTGGACAGTGTAGAGACAACACTTAAAGAGCCTCCTCCCGATGTACTAGTAGTCGATCTGGCTGAAAGTACTGTCAATATCCGTGCTAGATGGTGGATTAAACCACCGCGACGAGCAGACGATCTCGAAGCACGAGATCGAGTTTTGGCTGCCATCAAGAATAATTTGACAGCTAACGGAATCGATCTACCCTTTCCCACCCAACAAATTTTATTCCACGATCAAACCGAAGCAACAGATGGCGATCGCTCTCGTCAAAGAGAAGGTTGGCCTGCTGGCAACCAAGAAGTCCCCCAACCCCGCAATATTAGCAGTTCTCTTCAACAATTTGCACAAATGCGTTCATCAAAAAACGGTAAGAGTGGCAGCACAAAGCAGACGAACTTAAACGATCGCGATGAACGATAA